The proteins below are encoded in one region of Oncorhynchus gorbuscha isolate QuinsamMale2020 ecotype Even-year linkage group LG01, OgorEven_v1.0, whole genome shotgun sequence:
- the parvaa gene encoding parvin, alpha a, translating into MCHCPNTSGSHCKWLLFPQTLITFVNKHLNKLNLEVAELDTQFADSVYLVLLLGLLEGYFVPLYNFFLTDENFDQKVYNVSFSFELMQDEGLERPRPEDIVNCDLKSALMVLYNLFTRYRNVD; encoded by the exons atgtgtcactgtccaaatacttCAGGGTCTCACTGTAAATGGCTGCTGTTTCCACAGACTCTCATCACCTTTGTGAACAAACACTTGAACAAGCTCAATCTGGAGGTGGCTGAACTGGACACACAG TTTGCTGACAGTGTTTACCTGGTTCTGCTGTTGGGACTGCTGGAGGGCTACTTTGTTCCGCTCTATAATTTCTTCCTGACAGATGAGAACTTTGACCAAAAG gtgtaCAACGTGTCCTTCTCCTTTGAGCTGATGCAAGATGAAGGTCTGGAGAGACCCAGGCCTGAAG ATATTGTGAACTGTGACCTCAAGTCCGCGCTGATGGTGCTGTATAATCTCTTCACCAGATACAGAAATGTGGACTGA